The Porites lutea chromosome 11, jaPorLute2.1, whole genome shotgun sequence genome contains the following window.
tgggaacgagattgatcTCACGCTTTCAGATAACGGGAGTTGAATAAATTCCAAATTCTGTTGAGGATTGAGCCGAAAcgtgacgtcatcatgcaaCAATGTGTAGGGACACAGTAGTAGCAGAGAATAGAAGGCACCATCCGCAAAAGGACACAAGAGACGAAGAACCATAGGAGTCCCACTTTCCCTTTGCTACTGGCGAACCGATGTTTCCATTGCTcttgccgttgttgttgtttttgttgttgcttggtTCTGATTTGAATGCAACCGTGTAAAGTGGTCCTGCCGTAGCAAGTGTGGTGTTTTCTGCTATAGTTGCCGTTGGTTCTATACTACCTAAAGTGATAGACAAGATCGTTAGCCAAACAGCAGCACACAATATATAAACTATTCATATCAAGAGAGGATTAATTCTCTTGCTGATATACATTGGGCGAGTTATCTTATCTCGAACCCAAATCTTTCGTGGTCATATTTCCACAACCAACAGACCAAAAACTAATGAGCTCCGGGATCAAGAAACCGGGCGtagaggagttatttgtgaccttGATCGTTGATTGTAGTTAAATTTCACGGTTAATACCACGCACTGCGTTTGTTTTTATACCGTAGAATCGAGCAAACCGTCATTCGATCGTCTTATAAACCTGGTAAAATATTATCCAACGCTACGGAAAACCGCTGAAGGTTTTGACTGCGGACGAATCGCTTTCCGTTCGTTCCCACCGAGCATTAGATGATATTTTACCAGGTTTGTAACACGATCTCATAACGGTTTGACAGGTCAAGTTCACAGTAAACAGAGGTGACTTGTGGGATCGGCTGTAAAATTTTCGCTTCGCTTGCCATCACAAATAACTCTTCTGCGCCCTGTGATCGAGATTGCGAGTGATGGTTTGTGATCATTAGGAACTTCAGTTGAGGAAAAACAGTTCTTTAACTTCCCTGCTTCCACAAACACGAGTGTTGTAGTTGTGTTAACCTacagtagcctgagaaaacagccgataaTTCTTCTGATTGGTCCTGCTACGAAGAACATTTGcttgaaccaatcagaagcactatcaagatctgggtggtgacacgtaatcagtatggaatttctgcgttcgttCCGCAGACGTAATTTGGCGATAAATTCAGTGGCggtgtcgcgaaatgtcggcagTTTTCTCAGGTTAACTTTTACCTATACTGATTTTAATTTAGTTTCGGTTTATGAATGTTGAAGCGATCACGAAAAGTAATCAAATGCGATACagccccttatgggtttctgataCAGCACAATGAAATTTACCAACGATTAAAGATTGAGCTCACGGCCTCCCCCTTCAGTAGACCGTCAATTTTTAAACTGAACTAACGGGACGACGATAGGTTTTACATTATCTAATCTTACACTTTGAGCCGTTTTATTTCCTATACCGCAAACTTATATATTACGCTTGGGTTACCAAGGCATTTACCTGATTGCTCACAGTAACGGCCGTGGTACCCAGTCGTCTCACAGACACACTCGGTCATGGTTATCAGATCCACGCAAGTGCCATCATGTTGGCAGATGTGTTGATTCCGTGAGCAAGGCTCCCCGCTGCAGTTTCCTAAAACGTGCAGTGATCTCAGTAACTTGGCATTCCTAAATGGCTTGCTGGCACTGCTGTATCTTAAGAGAGCCACACACCCTTTAAACCAGCTGTAACAATGCAATAAACGTAACGTTATGTCAAGGTACCTACAATAGACCTTGTTCACGGTACCTGCCATCTTTGCACGTGCTttaggactgatgggataaaggCAATGTCACCTGGTTTCTCAGGAGGCAAACAAgagataaaatttgccaatgtaagaaatcgcggtcgagtttcaCCTTAAAGATGATAATGGCAAATTATACCGAGTGAAAGTGATCATTGTTTCTTTTCTAGATGCAGAAGGGACGGTAGATGTTCTCACAGGAAGCAATACTGAAGTAAAAGTAGTCGAAACGCAATTTGTACATTTTGCAAGACTAAAACTGTCGCCATGTCTTgagaaaatataaacaaactcGACTGTGATTACCCGTATTGGCaaatttcattacttttttgcTCCCTGAAATACCACTTGACATTGTCTTTATCCTATCAGTCCTAAAGCGCGTACAGAGATGGCGGGTATGCTGTATAAAGTCTATTACTCGTCCTCTACTCATCTACAGTGCAGTACATATTCGTTATTTACCAAGGGTGAGGACAAGATGGCTGAAACTTTGTCTCGGTccataaaaacacaaacaagaatCACAGGCCAATATCCAgtcatcttgaccgaacaaggtTGGGCAATGAAGGATTTATTGCATGGCCATAAAGATAACGTTTTCTTGCGGGACTAACGCGGGAAATCCCTAGCAGGCAAGATGGGTCCATCTTGCCTGCTcaagtagccaatcagaacacaggattcgcCTCACCTTACCCGCTCGCGGATTCAGCCATATTGCATGTATCATAGTATATATGACTTACAGTTTACAGGAGAACTTCAAAAGCCAAAATGGGTGCTGCAATTCCCAGCTCTCGTTTAGACTTTGAAATCCAACTTAGATGCTTGGCTTTTGCGATCCATGAAAATAGAaactattttctttattttcacaaaagttaactttaaaaatgaataaaacataATAATGGAATTTTAGTCCTCTTGATTACACTGATATGAAAATACATTAGAAATTCGTGCGTCACCTTGGGAAAATATCTTCTCCTCGGTTTTTTCTCATTGTTTTGTAGACCATTAAAACAGCGCAGATTTTGGTTCAATAAAGATCGCATTTCTCACAGAGGtttcacattttattataaCTGATAGCATTCGAAAAACGCACCAGCCTTTGTAGAAAATGGTCATAGACTTTCGCATTCAATATCAATGATTAATAAACATAAAGTGAGAAATGAAAGCCTGCGCGTTGATATAATCACGGTGGCATTAAACTGACTCGAGCGAATCTATAAAGTATGAAGCAAGTATTATCAGCTGCCCAGCTTAAAGATCGGTAAAAATTCATTGCAGCAACCTCAAGTTTGGCGATCAAAGCCGTGCAGTGTGGACTTTCAGTGAATAGATCAATTGTGGTCACAGCtgtcaacaactcccaacaaacGTCTACTGTATGTTAGTCAAGATGCTACAATCGTCTAAGGCCATGTGGAGTTATACCTTATTAAAGCTTTTCGTTGTATTACTGATCGATTTATTCTGTCATGAAAGCCGATAAACATAATACTCTCCACTTAACCAGGTGGACTTCGTTAAGACCAAACTAAACCAGGGGTCAAACGTTATTCTTTGAGGATGACATCCTTAAACCTTCTGATTTGTATGATCTATTTTCTAAAACACTTTTCAAACTTCCAAAATTTAATGTGTCTATGACAACAGATTTGATTATATATCTAGccgtcatttgagtgaaaaagcgTCAAAAGGCAGCTTTCTTGGGCCTGATAAGCTCCAAATCACActaaggaaaggagaaaaagaaagagccaGGATGCAGAAAAAAggaggagaagggaaaaaaaactatggttgcacttttagtttttataatgcCTACTTTGGCCGAAAAATATACTGTTGGACTCAAACGGTCCATTTTGTGGTAAGGTTCTAAAAAATCTGACTACATATATATAAAAGGAAAGATGACCACACACGTGCCTAGAGGAAGGCGCGTGTATAATATATCTATAGGTGCAATCATTACCCATCTCTCAGCTTACCTTTTTTCGTCCAGCACTTTGCTTAGAAGCCCAGTGTGAGACCATTTTCGAAACGTGGGATTCTCTTGCAAGTCTAAAACCGGAATCCCTCCAATAAAAAGAGATTTCTTCGCCTTGCCGTTCGGTCCAGCGAGCCTGGGGACTTGGACGCAGTTGATGGAGGGAGCTGAGATGTTACCCACGCTAAAATTGAGCTGTGAATCCTTTCTTGAAATTGTCAGCTTGTGCCAAGAACCATCTGAGAAACTTCTGGGAATTTGGACCTGGAAAGGCGAACATGTATCGCCTACTACCTTCAGTCGAGCATGTCCATTAGCCAGCAATGATACTTCAAGGTAGCCTTTGTGGCCGGATCGGTCATCTACACCAGTGTCCTGGTAAGCCAGCAAAGCCAGTTTTAAGGCTGTTGTTTTAAAGTGGAGTTGAAGGTGACTGGTTTCAACCATAGGCCAACCGCTAAATTCTGCAAAGTTGCCTGTCCCCATCTTAAACTGGCCGCCGAATCGTAATCCTGCCATGGAGTCTTCCATCGCCACTGACcacgaaagaaacaaaatcatGCTTAGAACATTCATCATGTTTTAACAACGTAACATAACCCAATTTAGTAACACTTCAAAGTAAAAAAACTTTCAGGAAAAGAGAGCAACAAATTAAAGAGTTTGTCTGCTCAGAAGGCCGCAGAAATATGCGACCTTTCTCTCTAGggcaaatcaaataaaaataagcaaaaaagatCTAGATCGCCCATCTCGTCAGTCATAAAACCACAATTCAATGCAATTTCATTTATTCACTGGATTGCTCAGAAGCGATCTCTCAAGATCAATATCAAAAACTAGAAAAGCCCATGACTTCGTATGCAAATGGTTAAGGTCATTAATTTCGTACTTCTAAGAACCGATTTTATTTGTTCAAGTCGGTATAGGGTACAAGTGGTTTGAACTTCCTTAACAAATTTCTGTCTTTCTTGACCAATGAACTCATCCAGGCTGCAACAGAGAAATTATAATCTCAGTTTACAAGAAATCTGTAAATGCTTTGAAATTTTACGGGAGCCTTTTTAACATGGGTCTTTCTGTATGTACTAACGGATCTTGCAGGCAAATTCAAAATTGACGAATCttgaaaaattggcattttaaTCTGTtaatgccatttttttattCCATGTTCTTAAAAAATCAAGGAACATGGaatgtaaattacttttttgCCACTTAAAAGGTAATTTAAACTGTAACATGATGATTGAATCCACGGAGATTAATTCTTTTTTGTCAATACTCTCGCTCAAAAGATGCATTATAATCTAATTATATATGCGTTCTATAATGTGGTTAATCAATTCTCGGGATTAAagtaaatgcaatttttttctgacgTAAGTaggtttcaaaaaaatattttagcagCTCCAAAACGAAAACGGTGGTGAATATAAATAATGTATAAGTTGATAACTTTATCAAGCATGACAGAGGAATTCACCAATTGTtatcattgttttattattcattcctAACAGTAACGTATTCAAATTATACTACCACTTAATCACATAAAATGATGGTAAAAATAAACGGATAAGGTAATGGTAACGAAATACTCAATGTCAAGCTTGTAATAGTCAAAAGGCTTTCGTACTGTCCGGCTTATTAAATTAGTCGATTTATCTGAATTCGACATTTCTCGCTGAATGTTTTCTTTCATTAACTACATAACTGATTATGAGCCTAAGGGTGTCAATCATAGGACAAAACTACTCTTTTTAGAAAACAGGAATGGCAAAGTGTCGAGAGCACTCGCCTCTCAACAATGTGGCTTGGATTTGAGTCCTTAATCGCCGATCGAGACCATATACGGGCTGAGT
Protein-coding sequences here:
- the LOC140953367 gene encoding neurexin-3-like; the encoded protein is MKILCCVEMFLAITICHQIGHGRRFMPRNKTNSTLKYSKFAYSVFSVRQFTNNSTLVFQFKTLKKHGMLFYMDDEGANFIDAFLLRGQLRIRLTIGSCKGKHFINGSFTDLEWHRIILKRTPETVLLTVDSHNASTFKICNRVGETIFKKLYVSFFPLEEWLQRVKWLFRDSWELSLKHGGFEGCIKTPKYSVGVKRFRRARLLKSERTLPGCRNACKDKSIAGKCYNGGKCVNKVVRRLCDCKGTGYYGSNCSQVAMEDSMAGLRFGGQFKMGTGNFAEFSGWPMVETSHLQLHFKTTALKLALLAYQDTGVDDRSGHKGYLEVSLLANGHARLKVVGDTCSPFQVQIPRSFSDGSWHKLTISRKDSQLNFSVGNISAPSINCVQVPRLAGPNGKAKKSLFIGGIPVLDLQENPTFRKWSHTGLLSKVLDEKSWFKGCVALLRYSSASKPFRNAKLLRSLHVLGNCSGEPCSRNQHICQHDGTCVDLITMTECVCETTGYHGRYCEQSGSIEPTATIAENTTLATAGPLYTVAFKSEPSNNKNNNNGKSNGNIGSPVAKGKWDSYGSSSLVSFCGWCLLFSATTVSLHIVA